DNA from Pajaroellobacter abortibovis:
ATTGAAAGCTTTGGCTCCTTGGCGGAATTGGCATACGCAGCGGACTTAAAATCCGTGGCTTGAAAAAGCGTGAGGGTTCAAATCCCTCAGGGGCCACCATCGGGTCGTGATCCATCTGGCTGAGAGGAAGGGAGTACTTGCTGGATGCACTGTAAGCTAAATTGAGAATTCGGCACAAGTTCAAGATTGATAATGATAGCTTGATCGCACTTGCTAGCGGGTCGTTTCCCGTTCGCTTTTTCGACATAGCAGAATCCGAGTTTGTCTGGGTCCTCTGCACAAGTTTCTCCTGGAACAACCGCTTGCTGTTGAATCTCACAAACTTGAACGTTGGTGTTTCTTGCATCCTTAGAGGAATCTTGAAGTTGCTGCATGATGGAAGGATCAGGGGGTCGCCTTCCTGGCTTATGGCAAAGGTTCGGATCCGTGGATCCATTGATCGTTTCGAGGACCAAACATGAAACCCTTCCATCTGGATCAGGCCGGAGGCGTTGTGGCAAGCATTGGCTTCCAAGTGCGTTTTTAAGGCGTTCCATCAAGCTTGCGATGGCAGGGCGATATCCATAGGTATCTTTGCTTTTGTCCATATCGATTGGACAGAGAGAGGAGATGGCGGCTTGATCTCCAAGCAACTTAGCGAGTTGCAGCATCTTGGGGGTAGGATAGACTTTTGCCCGAATCTGTAGGTGTTTCTGAACAGGATCGCAGAGAGGTGGGATCGGATCTGTAAAGGAATCTTCGGCTGGACAGTCGCAGCTTAGAGCATTTTCAGGTTTGCTGCAGTCGCGCGGAGTGGTGAGGGGAAATGTACAAGCGTATTGGAGATCTCGAGAACCAATGATTTTAATAGAGGAAGTATCCCATTCTCGTCCGTGAATTGGATCAGCATCATCCTTTGCTTGAATCCCAGCACCCGCTTTTGTGATCGCATCACGTGGCTCAATCGATTCAATCATATGTGGATCGATCCCTGTGAAATCATATTTTTCTGGATCTTTTCCTAAAATCTTAATCCAGTCGGCATTCGTTAAACGGCTTTTTTCTGGATCTTTTGCGTCAAAATGAAGGAGTTGATGAGGAATCCCTCCGATATGAACATAAAAGATATTTTCTGGAGGTCGATTCCCGAGTGGCAAATTACAGAGTTCTTCGTTGTTGGAAGCAGGGAGAGACTGCGCAAAAAGAGGATTGGTGCACGTAGGATTGCCAACGTAGTTGTTTTCACCAGGCGGATATTCTCCATCTCGATTGGGTATTTTGGATGACGTTAGACCATTGAAATAACGGCTGAGGGGAAATTGTACATCGACCCCATAGCGCTGCTTCATGTGCACGTGGCGCAAGTTGTTGATGTCTTCTTTTGCACTGTCGGTAAACATTCCTTTGGTGAGAAGGCAATTGGGATCGTTCTTGGAGGTTGTTGTCATCCTGCACGATGTGCAATCAGGGGACATAGGGTTCGTTGCACAGATGGAAGTGGGGCGCGGCATCAGGTTGTTGGTGAGAAATTTATATCCTTGTCCACCTAGAGCACGCACATCGATCTCTGAATAGTTTTCGTCTGAGATTTCGATGATGACCACGGCCGAGTCAGGGCGGAGAAAATCGTGGCGCTGCTTGAGAATGGTTTCATCGATCCCCTTCCACTGAGCGGTCTCCGTAGACGTGTCGATCGAACTGTAGGGATCGGGTTGAATGAGGAAACGGTACCAGTCTTCCATTTGGGATTCAATGCCGCATCCGGTCTCCCCTACCGCAACAATCTCTTGAGAACGCTGAATCAATTGAGTTGGGTCTTTAATGGTAGGTCTAGAAGGGGGTGGAGGTGCATTGCCGCCTGTACTTGGATTCGCAGGGGTTGGATACCAAGCTAAAAAGCGACTTGGATCGATGTCTGGAGGCAGCGGTTGATTGGGATCGGTAGTCCGATAGACCAAATGCCCCTGATCGTCGAAATATTGGGTAGCCGTTGGCTGATTGGGGCTTATGAGCAAACCATCGCAAATGCTAATCCCTTTTTTGGGGGTCATTCTGGGCCCTAGCGAGGAGGTAACGACTCCGATGTGCAAGTCGTGCACAGGGGGGAATTCTATCTTACTACCCAGGGGACAGTTCCCATTTTGAGAGTTGCTTACAAACTCGTCTGTGGATTTGTCAAGACAATGAGGGGCGACGAGCCGATTGATTAAATCGGGAATCGCTTCTTGGAGAATGCTCTGTTTATCTCCCATAGAAGCGGAGTTGTCGATTGCAAGCAGTAGATCGACCCTTTCAATCGGGGTTGCTCGTATGCTTTTCGTGAAATTCGTTTTAACAACAGGTTCTTGCGGGACGGTAGGTCGCTGCAGGCATCCTGATACGGTGACTGTACATACAATACCTAGGAGAGAGAGGAACTGACCTTTTTTTTGTTTATTCATAGTATAAGTCGTTAAAACGTTTTGAACTGGGAGCAAGTGAGAGGATGAAGCAAGGTAAGATAATCCATGGCAGATTATCATGGCGCTATTAGACGAGATTTGCAATCAAAAGGGAGTCTCTTCGGATGAATGGTTCAAATTCTTTCAATCCTCTATTGGTCAGAAGCGAAAATGACTTTGCCCACTTGCTTCTCTTGGTCAGAAGCCGCTTGGTGTTCTTGCTCTAGAGTAGCTGTTTCGGTCTCTAGATCTTCGAAGCGATAGTAAATTTGACCGTTATCCTTTATTTCAATATCCCCCCCTAAATCTTGCACGATGCGGGTGAGTTGCGACGAATCCGCAGGGATACCAGCAGACTGTTCCCACGCAGAGAGCAGCTCTCTTTCTGAGAGAGGGATTTTGCTTTTGGTATGTCCAAGCACCGCCCGTAGAATGCCACGCCTTCCATTCTCGTGGGCGATGGACCGCGCTTTGAAGGGGCGCATGCACAGTCGGGCAAGAGGGAGAAAAAATAGACCAAGCGAGAAGAGAAAGGGGATCCAACCTAATACAAGTGGTGCACCCATTGCTTCTGGCTCAAAAGAGGGATGGGCGGTGAATACCGCGTTGAGCCGGTCCAATGTCAAATCGGCTTGGATTGCAAACCAACTCATCCACAGGTTAAATGCGTTTAACCCTCCAACCAATAGATTGAATTCCCATGAATTACCGGTGAGAGGAGGGAGCTTTTTGGGTTTTGCCCAGATGGGAGGCGGAGCTTGTTGAGAGATATTGTCTGTTGTTTTACGGAGGTTTGCAAAGCGATAGACAATTCCTCCTTCGGAGGAAACATCGACTTCCCCTTCGTAGTCAAGCATCAGGCGAGCAAGGATCGGATCGGCCTCAGCGCGCGAAAGCCCGGTAACTCGCATTATATCTGAGATCCCAATTCTCCCTTTTTGAGCGCGCACCTGAGCTAAGATGGAGCGCTCGGTAGCCTGGGGATCCTCTGGGGGAGAGGAAGGACCGAAGAAAAGTCGATTGACCTTTTCGTAGAAAGGGACATTTGCTCGCTTGGTATTCATTCTGGTGGTGTCCCATCCCCACCTGGGCTCTACCCGAAAGGGTGAGAAAGGATGGAATGTCCAGAAAAGTGCTTCGTTCATAATGCGAAGCAGAATGAGTGCAAAGCGGGACGCTGGAAACTCATCTCGATCGGAAGAATTCGATTGTTGACTGGAGCGGGCCATGCTCAAGCCAAGTAAAATGGATACGAAAATCAGTGCGTAGGCCACCAGCACCATCGTTAACCAAGCGCGCACAAAAAAGCGGAGCGCTCCCATTGCAAACTTTGCGATCCCTTTGAAGACGGACTTCAAAAAATCGATCTTTTCCCACGGTTTAGTGAATCCGTACGGGAAAAGATAAAGAAGAACCCCCTCTTCGGTGACTCGCAAATGGCCCCGATATTCGTTCGTAAGCCATTGCAACCCTCGTTCGGCATCGCGTAGCGGTATACCCGCTTGCGTTGCTGCATCGGCTACCGTGAGCGGCTCTCTGGGAGATTGAATCGAGCGCTCAAGGAGTCTCCCTGTTTTTTCAGCTTGTACGAAAGTAGAAGAAGAAGGCACAATAAAACAATGCCTCTACCTTATCATCTGTTGTTTAAAGAGGAAGCTACATAAATCAAAGAAAGAGCGATCAACAACGTAATCAAAAGAAGACCCACCAGCTTGGGGCCAGTCCACTCTTTTTCTTGTTGGCTAAGTGTACTTTCGAATGAATTGAATTCCATGTATGTGGAGATTGTGAGCGATTTCTTTAAAAAAGAGAAGAACATTTTGCTTCTCGAACAAAAGAATGACCCATCTCTTTATGTGGATGGACCAATCATCTCTTCTGGCTTAAAATGAGCATCGAATTGCTCTTCTGTCAGAAGCTTCAACTGCAGGGCTGCTTGTTTTAAGGTGATATTCTTTTCATAAGCCATTTTAGCTATTTTTGCAGCATTGTCATACCCAATGATGGGGTTGAAGACTGTGACCAACATCAAGGAGTTGGCGAGATTGCGGGATAAAATCTCTTGATTGACTTTGATCCCCTGAACGCATTTGGTTGTGAAGCTTTGACAAGCATCTGCTAGCAGGCTGATCGACTCCAAAAGATTGTGAATAAGAACAGGCTTATAGACATTCAACTCGAGGTGACCGCTTGCTCCAGCAAAAGCGATTGCTGTGTCATTCCCTATGACGTGTACAGCAACCATCGTAAGCGCTTCAGCCTGAGTGGGATTGACTTTGCCAGGCATAATTGAGCTTCCAGGCTCGTTCGAAGGGAGGATTAGCTCTCCGAGCCCGCAGCGAGGGCCGCTTGCAAGAAGGCGAATATCGTTGGCTATTTTGAAACAAACCGTAGCCAAACTGCGTGTAGCGGCGCTTGCACTCACAATTGCATCGTGGCCAGCTAGAGAAGCAAATTTGTTTTCTGCTGTGCAGAAAGGAGCTTTGGTCAGAGCGCTGATCTGCCTTGCTACTTCTTCAGCATATCCAATCGGGACGTTTAGACCTGTTCCTACTGCGCTGCCTCCTAGCGCAAGATGGTAGAGAGGATTTAAGGATTCGTTCAACCGATCCTCTGCGAATTTCAGTTGCGCTGCGTAGCCAGAAAACTCTTGTCCTAGAGTCAGAGGCGTCGCATCCATCATGTGGGTGCGCCCCACTTTGATGAGAGAAAGGGAAACCTTTGATTTCTCTTCGAAAGCTTGACGCAACTCACGCACAGCAGGCAGGAGCCGCTCGCTGATTTCCAGTGCGGCTGCCACATGCATCACCGTCGGAAAACAATCATTGGAAGACTGAGAGCGATTGACATCATCATTCGGGTGGATAGGCTTTCTTGACCCTAACTGTCCACCTGCCAATTCGATCGCGCGATTTGCGATCACTTCATTCGCATTCATATTAGACTGCGTGCCGCTTCCTGTCTGCCAAACAACAAGGGGAAAGTGATCGTTTAATTTCCCTTCGATTACTTCTTGGCAGGCTCGCACAATCAGATCGCACTTTTTGGAATCGAGTTTGCCGAGAGAGGCATTCGCTAGCGCAGCCGCCTTTTTCACAATTCCAAAGGCCCGAATGACTATGGGAGGGAAACGATGATCTCCAATCCGGAAATTCTGTAGAGAGCGTTGGGTTTGAGCTCCCCAATAACGGCCTTCCGGTACTTCAATGGTGCCCATGCTGTCGGATTCAGTGCGTGTTTTCATAAGCTTGAATGTAGTTTCATGGTTGTGTAAGTCAAGGAAAATACTTGATTTCTCGGCAGTTTTAGAATTCTAAAATTCCCTCTTAAAAAAGAGCAATCATCTTTCTTTTTAGCTATTTTGAATCCTTATGAGTGTCGGCTCTAGGCTTCGGATCTCGAATCGCAAAATTGAATTCGTTCCCGAAGGGGTGATTATCCAAGGTAAAATGCCACCAGGCGTTGGGATAGCTTTTAAAGCCTTGGGCTTTCATCACTT
Protein-coding regions in this window:
- the fumC gene encoding class II fumarate hydratase, yielding MKTRTESDSMGTIEVPEGRYWGAQTQRSLQNFRIGDHRFPPIVIRAFGIVKKAAALANASLGKLDSKKCDLIVRACQEVIEGKLNDHFPLVVWQTGSGTQSNMNANEVIANRAIELAGGQLGSRKPIHPNDDVNRSQSSNDCFPTVMHVAAALEISERLLPAVRELRQAFEEKSKVSLSLIKVGRTHMMDATPLTLGQEFSGYAAQLKFAEDRLNESLNPLYHLALGGSAVGTGLNVPIGYAEEVARQISALTKAPFCTAENKFASLAGHDAIVSASAATRSLATVCFKIANDIRLLASGPRCGLGELILPSNEPGSSIMPGKVNPTQAEALTMVAVHVIGNDTAIAFAGASGHLELNVYKPVLIHNLLESISLLADACQSFTTKCVQGIKVNQEILSRNLANSLMLVTVFNPIIGYDNAAKIAKMAYEKNITLKQAALQLKLLTEEQFDAHFKPEEMIGPST